In Populus alba chromosome 1, ASM523922v2, whole genome shotgun sequence, a single window of DNA contains:
- the LOC118061369 gene encoding inosine triphosphate pyrophosphatase, translating to MAVAKAASGVLLSRPVTFVTGNAKKLEEVRAILGQSIPFQSLKLDLPELQGEPEEISKEKARLAAVEVNGPVLVEDTCLCFNALKGLPGPYIKWFLQKIGHEGLNNLLMAYEDKSAYALCAFSFALGPDVEPITFLGKTPGMIVPARGPNDFGWDPIFQPDGHEQTYAEMAKDEKNKISHRSKALDMVKSHFVEAGYIFQDK from the exons ATGGCGGTGGCAAAAGCAGCCTCAGGAGTGCTGTTGTCACGACCGGTGACATTCGTGACCGGAAACGCAAAGAAGCTTGAAGAAGTCCGTGCAATACTGGGCCAATCCATTCCTTTCCAATCTCTCAAGCTTGACT TACCCGAGCTGCAAGGAGAACCTGAAGAAATCTCTAAAGAAAAGGCTCGTTTAGCTGCCGTAGAG GTGAATGGGCCTGTCTTGGTGGAGGATACTTGTCTTTGCTTCAATGCCTTAAAGGGTCTTCCGG GGCCATACAT AAAGTGGTTTTTGCAGAAGATTGGTCATGAAG GTCTGAACAACTTGCTAATGGCATACGAGGACAAATCAGCCTATGCTTTATGTGCATTTTCTTTCGCTCTTGGGCCTGATGTTGAACCTATTACATTCCTTGGGAAAACTCCG GGGATGATAGTTCCTGCAAGGGGACCTAATGATTTTGGATGGGACCCAATCTTTCAACCTGATGGCCATGAGCAAAC ctATGCGGAAATGGCAAAGGATGAAAAGAACAAGATTTCTCACCGCTCCAAGGCCCTTGATATGGTGAAATCCCACTTCGTTGAAGCTGGATACATTTTTCAAGACAAATGA
- the LOC118061359 gene encoding uncharacterized protein, with the protein MSMPSSRQNLLLSSSSSFSSSSSSSSSLSFFILNTLFSTLLFTSAAAIPNHEASILFSWLHPSPSISSSFSNWNNLDSTPCKWTSITCSPQGFVTEINIQSVPLQIPFSLNLSSFQSLSKLIISDANITGTIPVDIGDCVSLKFIDLSANSLVGTIPASIGKLQNLEDLIFNSNQLTGKIPVEISNCIRLKNLLLFDNRLVGYIPPELGKLFSLKVLRAGGNKDIIGKVPDELGDCSNLTVLGLADTRISGSLPVSLGKLSKLQSLSIYTTMLSGEIPPDLGNCSELVSLFLYENSLSGSIPAEIGKLHKLEQLLLWKNSLVGSIPEEIGNCTSLKMIDLSLNSLSGTIPVSIGGLFQLEEFMISDNNFSGSIPSNISNATNLTQLELDTNQISGLIPPELGMLSKLTVFFAWQNQLEGSIPSSLASCSNLQALDLSHNALTGSIPPGLFQLQNLTKLLLISNDISGPLPPEIGNCSSLVRLRLGNNRIAGTIPKQIGGLGILNFLDLSSNRLSGPVPDEIGNCTELQMIDLSNNILQGPLPNSLSSLTGLQVLDASTNQFTGQISASFGRLMSLNKLILSRNSFSGSIPLSLGLSSSLQLLDLSSNGLTGSIPMELGHIETLEIALNLSSNGLTGPIPPQISALTRLSILDLSHNKLEGHLSPLAGLGNLVSLNISYNNFTGYLPDNKLFRQLSPTDLAGNQGLCSSIQDSCFLNDVDRAGLPRNENDLRRSRRLKLALALLITLTVAMVIMGTIAIIRARRTIRDDDDDSELGDSWPWQFTPFQKLNFSVDQVLRCLVDTNVVGKGCSGVVYRADMDNGEVIAVKKLWPNAMAAANGCDDEKCGVRDSFSTEVKTLGSIRHKNIVRFLGCCWNRNTRLLMYDYMPNGSLGSLLHERTGNALQWELRYQILLGAAQGVAYLHHDCVPPIVHRDIKANNILVGLEFEPYIADFGLAKLVDDGDFARSSNTVAGSYGYIAPEYGYMMKITEKSDVYSYGVVILEVLTGKQPIDPTIPDGLHVVDWVRQKRGGIEVLDPSLLSRPASEIEEMMQALGIALLCVNSSPDERPNMKDVAAMLKEIKHEREEYEKVDVLLKGSPAPDNQENKKSSGVPATSSSKPATQSLFPKSNNSSFSAFSLLYSSSSNSKTGFK; encoded by the exons ATGTCGATGCCCAGCTCGAGGCAAAACCTcctcctctcctcctcctcctccttctcctcctcctcctcctcttcttcttcattatcaTTCTTTATCCTAAACACTCTTTTCTCAACTCTTCTTTTCACTTCTGCTGCTGCAATACCAAACCATGAGGCCTCTATTCTCTTTTCTTGGCTACATCCCTCTCCTTCaatatcttcttctttctctaatTGGAACAATCTTGATTCCACTCCATGCAAGTGGACCTCCATAACATGCTCTCCACAAGGTTTTGTCACAGAGATAAACATTCAGTCAGTTCCtcttcaaattcctttttcATTGAACCTCTCTTCATTTCAATCTCTTAGTAAACTTATTATCTCTGATGCTAATATCACTGGAACTATCCCAGTTGATATTGGTGACTGTGTGTCACTTAAATTTATTGACCTTAGCGCTAATAGTCTTGTTGGAACCATTCCTGCAAGTATTGGCAAGCTTCAGAATCTTGAGGACTTGATTTTTAACTCTAATCAGTTAACTGGTAAAATCCCAGTTGAGATAAGCAACTGCATTAGACTCAAGAATCTGCTTCTCTTTGATAATCGTCTTGTTGGGTATATTCCACCCGAGCTAGGCAAGTTGTTCAGTCTTAAAGTCCTCAGAGCTGGCGGCAACAAAGACATTATTGGCAAAGTTCCTGATGAGCTCGGAGATTGCAGCAACTTGACTGTTTTGGGACTGGCTGATACAAGAATTTCAGGTTCTTTGCCTGTTTCATTGGGAAAGCTAAGCAAGCTGCAAAGTCTGTCCATTTATACTACAATGCTTTCTGGTGAGATTCCTCCTGATTTAGGTAACTGCTCTGAGCTTGTGAGCTtgtttctttatgaaaatagtCTCTCTGGATCCATTCCTGCGGAGATTGGCAAGCTTCATAAGCTCGAACAATTGTTGTTGTGGAAAAATAGTCTTGTTGGATCTATCCCAGAAGAGATTGGCAATTGCACTAGCCTGAAAATGATTGATCTTTCTTTGAATTCTCTTTCTGGGACTATACCTGTTTCAATAGGAGGCCTTTTTCAGCTTGAAGAGTTTATGATTAGTGATAACAATTTTTCTGGTTCAATACCATCAAATATTTCTAATGCTACCAACCTTACGCAACTAGAACTGGACACAAATCAGATCTCAGGTTTGATCCCACCTGAGCTTGGAATGTTGTCGAAGCTCACTGTGTTTTTTGCCTGGCAAAACCAGCTTGAAGGAAGCATTCCTTCAAGTTTGGCTAGTTGCAGTAACCTCCAAGCACTAGATTTGTCTCACAATGCACTCACTGGTAGCATTCCTCCAGGCCTGTTTCAGCTTCAAAACCTCACAAAACTTCTCTTGATATCCAACGACATTTCTGGTCCTTTACCACCAGAAATTGGTAATTGTAGCTCTCTAGTGCGTTTAAGGCTTGGTAACAACAGGATTGCTGGTACCATTCCTAAGCAAATCGGAGGTCTTGGAATCTTGAACTTTCTTGATCTGTCCAGCAATCGCCTTTCTGGGCCGGTGCCTGATGAGATTGGAAACTGCACAGAACTGCAAATGATAGACCTTAGCAACAACATTTTACAGGGTCCTCTACCAAATTCATTGTCATCTCTAACTGGGCTCCAGGTCCTGGACGCTTCAACTAATCAATTTACTGGTCAGATATCAGCAAGTTTTGGTCGTCTTATGTCACTAAACAAGCTAATTTTAAGCAGGAATTCATTCTCTGGATCAATACCTTTGTCGCTTGGCCTATCCTCAAGTCTTCAATTGCTTGATCTCAGCAGCAATGGGCTCACTGGCAGCATCCCAATGGAACTGGGTCATATCGAAACCCTTGAAATTGCTCTCAATCTCAGCAGCAATGGACTTACAGGGCCAATCCCACCTCAGATATCTGCACTGACTAGGCTATCAATATTAGACCTCTCGCATAACAAGCTTGAGGGACATTTAAGTCCACTTGCAGGGCTTGGCAACCTTGTTTCTCTCAACATATCTTACAATAACTTCACCGGTTATCTTCCTGATAATAAGCTGTTTAGACAGTTATCGCCTACAGACTTGGCAGGTAATCAAGGCCTATGTTCTTCAATCCAGGACTCGTGTTTCTTGAACGATGTTGACAGGGCAGGGCTGCCAAGAAATGAGAACGACTTAAGGCGGTCACGAAGGCTTAAGCTAGCACTTGCTTTGCTGATCACATTGACTGTAGCAATGGTGATTATGGGAACAATCGCAATTATTCGGGCACGAAGAACAAttagagatgatgatgatgattctgaGTTGGGCGATTCATGGCCCTGGCAATTTACTCCATTCCAGAAATTGAACTTCTCTGTCGATCAAGTACTGAGATGCCTCGTGGATACCAATGTTGTTGGGAAAGGATGTTCTGGGGTTGTTTATCGTGCTGATATGGACAATGGTGAAGTCATTGCAGTGAAGAAACTTTGGCCAAATGCAATGGCTGCAGCCAATGGATGTGATGATGAAAAATGTGGTGTCCGTGATTCCTTCTCAACAGAGGTGAAAACACTTGGTTCCATCAGGCACAAGAACATTGTTAGGTTCTTGGGTTGTTGTTGGAATCGAAACACAAGATTGCTTATGTATGATTATATGCCTAATGGAAGCTTGGGTAGTCTCCTCCATGAAAGAACAGGAAATGCCTTGCAATGGGAACTTAGGTACCAAATTTTGTTGGGAGCAGCTCAGGGTGTGGCTTATTTGCATCATGATTGTGTCCCTCCAATTGTTCATAGGGATATAAAGGCTAATAACATCCTCGTTGGCCTTGAATTCGAGCCTTACATTGCTGATTTTGGCCTTGCTAAGCTTGTTGATGATGGTGACTTTGCCCGGTCATCCAATACAGTTGCTGGATCTTATGGATACATTGCTCCTG AATATGGCTACATGATGAAGATCACAGAAAAGAGCGATGTCTATAGCTATGGTGTGGTGATATTAGAAGTCTTGACGGGAAAGCAACCGATTGATCCAACAATACCAGATGGACTACATGTGGTGGATTGGGTGAGACAGAAGAGGGGAGGAATTGAAGTGTTAGATCCAAGCCTACTATCTCGACCGGcgtcagaaattgaagaaatgatgCAAGCATTAGGCATCGCCTTGTTGTGTGTAAATTCATCCCCCGATGAAAGACCAAATATGAAAGACGTGGCTGCAATGCTTAAGGAGATCAAACATGAAAGGGAGGAGTATGAAAAGGTCGATGTGCTCCTTAAGGGATCACCAGCACCTGataatcaagaaaataagaAGTCCAGTGGAGTTCCAGCGACATCATCATCAAAGCCAGCAACACAAAGTTTGTTTCCAAAGAGCAACAACTCAAGTTTCTCTGCATTCTCATTACTTTACTCATCTTCTTCGAACTCCAAAACTGGTTTCAAGTGA
- the LOC118061378 gene encoding probable pectate lyase 1, producing the protein MAVSRKWACVFSAVLLLLFVGVMPTTSGTNGGIAALTRSVETEKVQSSSNTTMAARSQEEADALNEKAVADNPEEVVSMVEMSIRNSTERRRLGYFSCGTGNPIDDCWRCDPNWQKNRKRLADCGIGFGRNAIGGRDGRFYVVTDPSDNDPVNPRPGTLRHAVIQDAPLWIVFKRDMVIQLKQELIMNSFKTIDGRGVNVHIANGGCITIQFVTNVIIHGLHIHDCKPTGNAMVRSSPSHYGWRTMADGDAVSIFGSSHIWVDHNSLSHCADGLVDAVMGSTAITVSNNHFTHHNEVMLLGHSDSYIRDKQMQVTIAYNHFGEGLIQRMPRCRHGYFHVVNNDYTHWEMYAIGGSAEPTINSQGNRYNAPVNPFAKEVTKRVDTAAGYWKNWNWRSEGDLLLNGAYFTPSGAGASSSYARASSLGAKSSSMVGAMTANAGALGCRGARQC; encoded by the exons ATGGCGGTGTCTAGGAAATGGGCTTGTGTGTTTTCTGCTGTGCTTCTGTTGTTGTTCGTTGGTGTAATGCCTACTACTTCAGGAACCAATGGTGGGATCGCTGCTCTTACCAG GAGTGTGGAAACAGAGAAGGTACAGAGCTCAAGCAACACAACTATGGCGGCCAG GTCTCAAGAAGAGGCGGATGCATTAAATGAGAAAGCAGTTGCTGATAACCCTGAAGAGGTTGTTTCAATGGTTGAGAT GAGCATCCGCAACAGTACTGAAAGGAGGAGACTTGGTTACTTCTCTTGTGGAACAGGCAATCCTATTGATGATTGCTGGCGTTGTGACCCCAACTGGCAGAAGAACCGCAAGCGCCTTGCTGACTGTGGCATTGGTTTTGGAAGAAATGCTATTGGTGGCCGTGATGGTCGCTTCTATGTTGTTACTGATCCTAGTGATAATGACCCTGTGAACCCAAGGCCTGGTACTTTGCGCCATGCTGTGATCCAGGATGCTCCTCTATGGATTGTGTTCAAAAGAGACATGGTGATTCAATTGAAGCAGGAACTTATCATGAACAGCTTCAAGACAATTGATGGCCGCGGGGTCAATGTTCACATCGCTAATGGAGGGTGCATTACTATCCAATTTGTTACCAATGTGATCATTCATGGGTTACACATTCATGATTGCAAGCCCACTGGCAATGCTATGGTGCGGAGCTCGCCTTCTCACTACGGATGGAGGACAATGGCGGATGGTGATGCCGTCTCTATTTTTGGATCAAGCCACATTTGGGTTGATCACAACTCGCTTTCTCATTGCGCTGATGGTCTGGTCGATGCTGTCATGGGTTCTACTGCCATTACCGTCTCCAACAACCACTTCACCCACCATAATGAG GTAATGCTATTGGGCCATAGTGACTCTTACATCAGAGACAAGCAAATGCAAGTGACCATTGCGTACAACCATTTTGGAGAGGGACTGATCCAGAGAATGCCAAG GTGTAGACACGGGTACTTCCATGTGGTGAACAATGATTACACTCACTGGGAAATGTATGCCATCGGTGGCAGTGCAGAACCCACCATCAACAGCCAGGGCAACAGATATAATGCTCCAGTCAACCCTTTTGCAAAGGAG GTGACAAAGAGGGTAGATACAGCCGCGGGCTATTGGAAAAACTGGAATTGGAGGTCAGAGGGAGACCTGCTGCTGAATGGTGCTTACTTCACTCCATCTGGAGCTGGAGCTTCGTCTAGCTATGCTCGCGCTTCAAGTTTGGGTGCCAAGTCTTCTTCCATGGTCGGGGCAATGACTGCTAATGCTGGTGCTCTTGGCTGCCGCGGGGCCCGCCAGTGCTAG